A single window of Triticum urartu cultivar G1812 unplaced genomic scaffold, Tu2.1 TuUngrouped_contig_5033, whole genome shotgun sequence DNA harbors:
- the LOC125528675 gene encoding tryptamine benzoyltransferase 1-like: MEVNYAEAGQVVATSRSAMLKPAYAAPHPLAGGKVQLTVSARAAIDTYVPIVLAYPAPAPSNQALKEGLLRAIAPYPHLLGRFALDGHGRRVLHLNNEGVLVIEADVPADMADVLAAGGMATDVAGFYPTVPEESVGPALLQVKLSRYRCGGLLLGVICHPHIADGHAASTFYGAWATAVREGKGFTVPSPFIDRAATAVPGSTPKPVFDHRSIEFKGGEGSATSQPHAVLPMDKIRNVKVHFPAEFIAELRSRVGARCSTFQCLLAHVWKKVTAARGLSPEEFTQVRVAVNCRGRANPPVPMDFFGNMVLWAFPRLQVRDVLGLSYGGVVGAIRDAAARVDEEYIQSYVDFGGVADANGEELAATSTFGTMLCPDIEVDSWLGFRFHQLDFGTGPPSAFLPPGLPVEGLMVFVPSRTVKGSVDLFMALAEDHVAAFKKICYSLDILPSRM; encoded by the exons ATGGAGGTTAACTACGCAGAAGCCGGCCAGGTTGTTGCCACCAGCAGAAGCGCGATGCTGAAGCCGGCGTACGCCGCGCCGCACCCGCTGGCCGGCGGCAAGGTCCAGCTGACCGTCTCCGCCCGCGCCGCCATCGACACCTACGTCCCCATCGTGCTCGCCTACCCCGCCCCGGCGCCGTCCAACCAGGCGCTCAAGGAGGGCCTCCTCCGGGCCATCGCGCCCTACCCTCACCTGCTGGGCCGCTTCGCCCTCGACGGCCACGGCCGCCGCGTCCTCCACCTCAACAACGAGGGCGTGCTTGTCATCGAGGCCGACGTCCCGGCCGACATGGCCGACGTGCTCGCCGCCGGCGGCATGGCCACGGACGTCGCCGGCTTTTACCCTACGGTGCCGGAG GAGAGCGTTGGACCAGCGCTGCTGCAGGTCAAGCTCAGCCGCTACAGGTGCGGCGGCCTCCTGCTCGGCGTGATATGCCACCCCCACATCGCCGACGGCCACGCCGCGAGCACTTTCTACGGCGCGTGGGCGACCGCGGTGCGCGAGGGCAAGGGCTTCACCGTGCCCTCCCCTTTCATAGACCGCGCGGCCACCGCCGTGCCTGGCAGCACGCCGAAGCCAGTGTTCGACCACCGGTCCATCGAGTTCAAGGGAGGAGAAGGCAGCGCCACCAGCCAGCCCCATGCCGTTCTCCCCATGGACAAGATCAGGAACGTCAAGGTGCACTTCCCGGCAGAATTCATCGCGGAGCTCAGGTCCCGCGTGGGCGCACGCTGCAGCACGTTCCAGTGCCTGCTGGCGCACGTGTGGAAGAAGGTCACGGCGGCGCGGGGGCTGAGCCCGGAGGAGTTCACGCAGGTGAGGGTGGCCGTGAACTGCAGGGGCAGGGCCAACCCACCCGTGCCAATGGACTTCTTCGGCAACATGGTGCTCTGGGCGTTCCCGAGGCTCCAGGTGCGGGACGTGCTGGGCTTGAGCTACGGCGGCGTGGTCGGCGCCATCCGCGACGCCGCGGCGCGCGTCGACGAGGAGTACATCCAGTCGTACGTGGACTTCGGCGGGGTGGCGGACGCGAACGGGGAGGAGCTCGCGGCGACGTCAACTTTCGGGACGATGCTCTGCCCGGACATCGAGGTGGACAGCTGGCTGGGGTTCAGGTTCCACCAGCTCGACTTTGGGACCGGGCCGCCCTCCGCGTTCCTGCCGCCGGGGTTGCCGGTCGAGGGGCTGATGGTCTTCGTGCCGTCGCGCACGGTGAAGGGCAGCGTCGACCTCTTCATGGCCCTCGCGGAGGATCACGTCGCGGCGTTCAAGAAGATTTGCTACTCCCTGGATATTCTCCCGTCGAGGATGTAA